CCAATTTGTTTTTCAAGCGTTATTACCGCCTGCGCGGACTGGAAAAGCGCTACGGCTCTGGTTTTGAAACGGACGCTCTGGCTTACTGGCACGCAGACGCCGGCACAGTAATGGTGCAAGCGGGGGGCGGCATGTCTTTCCGCTTCGGCTATAATCTGGGCAATACTTCTCCGGAGAACAGCATTCGCGGCGCGACCAGCGCCGCGCCTCCCTTCGTTTACAACAGGACGTCCGTTTCCAACTGGGGGTACTACGGTTATCTTCACGCCGCCGTGCGGGCCGTGGCCCATGACCTGTATCTGGATGGCACGGTGTTTCGTTCCTCCCCCAAGTATGTGAACAAGTATCCTGTGGTGGGAGAATGGGGCTATGGCTTCGGCCTCCGGTACAAGCGCTCAGAGTTGCTTTTCGGCCTGCATTACATGACCAAGGAGTACACCCAGCAGGAATCCATGCAGTGTGTGGGCGTTCTCCAGCTCCGGCATACTTTTTAACGGCTGCGTTTGCAGGCCGCGCATAAACGTGACAGCAGCTTGCAAAGGGCAAGTTTGCTGTTAGAATTAGAATTGCGGATTCGTATGTAACTGGACAATCCGTTTGTGCATATCAACTCCGACACATATTGATTTCATGAGAACGACCAGATCCTGGCTTTTATCCTGTACCGCGCTGGCGGTAGGTTCCGTCATGTGCGGCCTGGGAGCACCGGGCGATTCCGCCACCACGCCAGCCCCTACAGGGCTGGAATGGGAACAGGAACAGAACCTGCATTTGAATAAGGAAGCGCCAACCGCCTTCTTCGCGTCTTTCAGCGATTTGCAGTCCGCCTTGAAAGTGCTGCCGGAAAACAGCAAATGGCGCAGGTCCCTGAACGGTCAGTGGAAGTTTCACTGGGCGAAAAATCCCCAGAGCCGCCCGGCCGATTTCTACAAGCCGGATTACGACGTAAAGGACTGGAAGGAGATTAAGGTGCCTTCCTCCTGGCAGACGCAGGGTTACGGCACCCCCATTTATTCCAATCAGCCGTATCCCTTTGAACGCTCCTGGCCTTATGTAATGAAGGAGCCTTCCAACAAGAATTACACGTCCTACAAGGAACGGAACCCCGTAGGTTCCTACCGCCGCACCTTTGAAGTGCCTGCGGATTGGGACGGTAGGGAAGTGTACATGCAGTTTGACGGCGTGGATTCTTTCTTCTACCTCTGGATCAACGGGCAGTATGTAGGTTTTTCCAAAGATTCCCGAAATCCGGCCCGTTTTGATATCAGCCCCTACCTTAAGAAGGGGGAAAACGTGGTGGCCGCAGAAGTGTACCGCCATTCCGACGGAGCATATCTGGAATGCCAGGACATGTTCCGCCTGTCCGGCCTTTTCCGCAATGTTTCCATTTTCGCGCTGCCCAAAGTTCACATCCGCGACTTTTTCGCGCAGACTAATCCGGTGGACCAAAGGGATTGGGCCCTGAATATTGACCATGCCAAACCGGGCACCGTGAACGGTGATTGGCGCCTTCAGGTGGATGTGGATGTACGCAATCTGTTTCCGGCAACGGAAAAACTGGACGGCTGCACGGTTTCCATGGCCCTGTATGACGCTGCCGGCAAGCTGGTGGAACCTGTCAAGCCCAAGGACGCGCCATATGACGGCGTATTGGAAAAGCGCTTGCGTCTTACCGGCATGAAGGATTTTAAAACCTCCCTGCTTGGCATTTATTCCAAACCCAGGCTATGGTCCGCGGAAGATCCCAACCTGTACACCCTGGTACTGACGTTGAAGCGTGACGGGAAAACGGAAGAAATGGTTTCCGCCCGCGTGGGTTTCCGCAATGTGGTGATTAAGGACAGCGTGTTCCTGGTGAACGGCCAGCCGGTGAAGGTAAAAGGCGTGAACCGCCATGAAAGCCATCCGGAAACAGGGCATTACGTGACTCCGGAGCAGATGGAGGAAGAAGTGCGGATGATGAAACGCGCCAATATCAACCATGTGCGCTGTTCCCATTATCCCGCGGATCCTTATTTCTATTACCTCTGCGACAAGTACGGCATTTACGTGCAGGATGAGGCCAACATCGAGTCCCACGGCTATTACTATGGCAAGGAGTCCATTTCCCATCCCATTGAGTGGATGCCGGCCCACGTGGACCGCATCATGGCGATGGTGGAGCGCAATAAGAACCATCCCTGCGTGATTATGTGGTCCCTGGGGAATGAAGCCGGCCCCGGCCAGAACTTCCGCACTGCGGAAAAGATGGTGAAAGCCAGGGACATGTCCCGCCCCACCCATTACGAACGCAATAATGACATTGTGGATCTGGGGTCCAACCAGTACCCGTCTGTGGACTGGACGCGTTCCATGGCGGGCAACAAGGATTTCCCCAAGCCTTACTATATTTCCGAGTACGCGCACAACATGATGAACGCCATGGGCAACCTGGCGGATTACTGGGAGGCCATTGAGTCTTCCGACCGCATTATGGGCGGCGCTATCTGGGATTGGGTGGACCAGGGCTTGTACAAGACCCTGCCGAATGGAGAAAAGATGCTCTGCTACGGCGGCGATTTCAACGATCATCCCAACAGCGGCCAGTTCGTGTTCAACGGCACCATCCTGTCGGACCGCACGCCGGAACCGGGTTATTTTGAAGTCAAGCATGTCTATCAGAATATTTCCACATCTCTGACGGACGACGGCAGGATTTCCATCTTCAACAAGAATTTCTTTACGGATCTTTCTCCCTATGACATTACCTGGACCCTGACGGAGAACGGAAATGTGGTGGCTGAAGGCAAGCTGGATACGCCTCCGGCCGGACCCAGAGAAAAGATCGTGGTTCCCATTCCGGACATTCCCCAGTTGAAAAACCGGAAACCGGGGGCGGAGTATGCC
This region of Akkermansia muciniphila genomic DNA includes:
- a CDS encoding glycoside hydrolase family 2 TIM barrel-domain containing protein, with translation MRTTRSWLLSCTALAVGSVMCGLGAPGDSATTPAPTGLEWEQEQNLHLNKEAPTAFFASFSDLQSALKVLPENSKWRRSLNGQWKFHWAKNPQSRPADFYKPDYDVKDWKEIKVPSSWQTQGYGTPIYSNQPYPFERSWPYVMKEPSNKNYTSYKERNPVGSYRRTFEVPADWDGREVYMQFDGVDSFFYLWINGQYVGFSKDSRNPARFDISPYLKKGENVVAAEVYRHSDGAYLECQDMFRLSGLFRNVSIFALPKVHIRDFFAQTNPVDQRDWALNIDHAKPGTVNGDWRLQVDVDVRNLFPATEKLDGCTVSMALYDAAGKLVEPVKPKDAPYDGVLEKRLRLTGMKDFKTSLLGIYSKPRLWSAEDPNLYTLVLTLKRDGKTEEMVSARVGFRNVVIKDSVFLVNGQPVKVKGVNRHESHPETGHYVTPEQMEEEVRMMKRANINHVRCSHYPADPYFYYLCDKYGIYVQDEANIESHGYYYGKESISHPIEWMPAHVDRIMAMVERNKNHPCVIMWSLGNEAGPGQNFRTAEKMVKARDMSRPTHYERNNDIVDLGSNQYPSVDWTRSMAGNKDFPKPYYISEYAHNMMNAMGNLADYWEAIESSDRIMGGAIWDWVDQGLYKTLPNGEKMLCYGGDFNDHPNSGQFVFNGTILSDRTPEPGYFEVKHVYQNISTSLTDDGRISIFNKNFFTDLSPYDITWTLTENGNVVAEGKLDTPPAGPREKIVVPIPDIPQLKNRKPGAEYALRIGYKLKKDKEWAKKGYELAFDQLQLPVQGDLPLFKAPAGKVSLSADKHTVSGRDFSVQFDAATGELAQFTMDGKPLFKTPMAVNALRAASSNEPGVMAKSMANGLRELKHELLSYEAIDNGDSVTVKQSVKVSGKQAENISGYGDTKTTITARKQPLNDTNTHFINNLEWTIYADGTVVCQSVLLPRGNPLELLRLGYELQLPANMDNVAYYGRGPEENYADRKSGMPLGVYKTTAWDSFFPYGRPQDCGNHEDTRWVAVTDDKGRGLLFGSVGAPFAFSALPYTTTDLIQANHPVELPKTTDKTVLVLSSATRGLGGASCGPGPMGRDIIKANKPYPMSFFMRPITAKSYKGEIRVPAARLDMTMLARTDKYTVKSVTSQEQGEADAEFAIDGDPGTFWHSEYNKTVTKHPHVLAVDLGKEREFSGITYLPRQDGNNNGRVKDYSVEVSADGEKWQPAAKGSFPDSADLQEVKFQAPVKARYFRFSALSETQGRDYAAVAELDIIPVKK